AGTGAAGGGGTTAGATTAGAGTGTGTAGCAACTGGGGATGTCGATAGCAAATCTAAAATTAGGTTATTTGATGGACAGTTAAGGAGTTAACAGGGTATAGTACAAAATCATATAGAGAATGGTGAAACTGATATTGGTGACCCTGTCAACTTAACTAAgcaaacttttgtgagtaagaATTTTCCAGAAGTTATAAATGAGGCAATGCTAACTGAAGCAGTGGATAAAACTTAACTCAGGAAGGAGTCGTCCACTTCATCTGAAGTAACTAGTTCTGTTGGGGAAACTTGTCAGATTGGACTGAACGGGGGAAAAGTTGGGGTAGCTTACATGTAACTGAAATATTGGAGAAACCTTCACCAAGGAAGGACTGGCTTGCTTAATCTGAAGTACCTAAACGCTATAATTCGTAAAACATGTCAAATTGAATTGAACAGGGACAAAGTTGGGATAGCTTATGTGGAGAGCATGGAGTGGAACTTTTAGGAAACTGCTGAATTGGGCTGAAGATACCGACCAAGAAATAGTCAAACCATATAATCAaacaatggaaaaagaaatgctGAAAGTGTATTCAACTGAGTGAAACATTCAGAAACTCAGTTTCAGAGTGACTTTTAGGCCTCATACTGGATGGCCATGTGAAAATTGGAAGTTCTGGAGATGCATGTACAGGATCTTTGCAGGGTGATGTATGTGTGAGAGATCCTGATTTGCTTTTTGGAAATGGGTTTTTCAATGCGGGTGGCGTATTTTAAAAAGGATTTTGGAGGTTCTGAAAAACTttctgaaattattttatttagtcccCCCTTCCtccccaacccaaaaaaaaaaaaaatcctccctCTGCATTCAACGATAGCAATACTCAGAACCTCAGTTTTGGGGTGAGTTTTAGTCATTGTACAGGATGGCAATGCATAAAATTGGAAGTTCTGGAGATAAGTGTGTCAGGGACCTTTACAGGGTGATATATGGGCGGGAGATCCTTATTTGCTTTGGGAAAAAGGGTGTTTCAATGCAAGTGGAGTATTCCAAAAAGGCTTTTCTGAAGATATGGAGGTTCTGAATCTAACCTTTCTGATCTTTATTGATTtactctctcgctctctcccATTAAATCTCTCCTTTTGTCTGACCTGTTTGTAGGTTCCAAATCCATTCTCTTTTATATACTGTTATGGATTTTTTTCCCCCTCTCTTCCATTCATATCTCTCTGTGGCCGGGCCATTGTGAGATAGCAAGcttttttttaggtttttgttttgttctccTTTATATgcttgttattatttttatggaatttcattggtttttatttctaCAATTATTGGATAATGATAAATTGAACGGACAGTCTCCTAACTAGTGCATACATGGTGGCAGGTCCTGTACCACCACCATACGTTATGCTTCCAGTTACTGTGAAAATAACCTAACTATGTACTGTCTAGGGCTCAGATACATGACTCCACCTCATGTTTCTCGTTTCTAAAATCTCTTGGGAGCCTAACTTCTTTTACTGCTGGTTTTGTCTTCTATAGTTGGACTATTGCGCTTGGGACTGTAGTAAATTCGGAAGATGGGCCTGGTCAGAATCTATGCAAGAGCCAGTGATAAGGCatgcttttttcaaatttcagttTTTTGTGAAAATCATTGTATCTTTATACCGTGCTTTTCCTGTATATGGCTCTTGTATGACAGATTAAGTCTCAAGTCAGTTGTACTTTATAATGCCCGGGAGGTGACCATACTTTAAACCGGGAGTCTTCTATGAAAGGAGAGAGCCAGCACCTTGGTAAGTGGCACATCCATTGCTGGCTTTCATTATGGTTTTTTCCAGGTGCACATTGTGTGCCATCTTGTGAGCTAAGGTCAATGGTCATCTTACAAGATGTGCTGCTAAACATCGTTGAAGCTGAGAGCACCGCAGCAGGGTATTATAGTACATCGTCCGGTGTCTGCTGGTGCTTTGAAGACTGGTTAGCATTTAACTAGGGCCAATGTTTCTTCGAAAGgacaaaagaaaaagttttagggttgtttgctctctctctctctctctctctctaggtttTGTAACTCTCCATAGACTGTTGTAGGTTGTAGGCTTTACTGCCCGTAATAGATCTCAAACGTTGTAGTTCATTCTCTtgccatctctctctcattctcaacCCAAATTGTGCATCATGGTAGTGCGAGCCGGAGTTCAGGAACTTTTAGGTGTTAACGTCGACCTCTTTGATGCATGCCTGTCTTTTTTATGTGCTCTGACATTTAATCCAACCGAGCAAATTACAAACTAAGCATAATGTCCAAAATAAGCGATTCAAGGACCGAGGTTCTCTTCGTAATGGTAACAATTTAAGCTGAGTCTCCTTTAGACTTGGGCATATTTTTCGATTCTTAACCATTAATATGGCAAAGAAAACTTCACGAGTACAAAGTTTGAGTTGTCGTGAGCGAAGACCCAAACTAAAATTGCTACTTCGACTCTGGAATTTGGACCTTATGATTCCAATGACCCGTGCTACAAGAATTTGGAGGGTACTTGAGCGGGATACAAGAAAGAAAGGCATGGTTGTGTGAAAGAAACTTGAAAGCATGTAAAAAGGCAAGAAGCGATCTAGATCGAGTTGATATGCACTATTATCACATCAACAAAGTAAAACGATCTCGAGGcctaaaatatgattatttgtACTTGATTTGCCCTAGTGCCACTGCCAAATTCCTCTCACAACATGAGCTTCCTTGTCCTAATATGGACTGATTATCAGTTCACGAAGGGTTCCTTGTCCAAAgaacatatttatatttcacTGAATAAAATTAATGAACAAAGTTGTGGTTGTTGGATGTTGACTTATCTCCACTATATATAGACGAACACAAGCACGACGTCACAGGCACTGGATTAATTCAAAGTCAACAACTTAAGTACTGCATGGTGAATTAATGTCGATTCTTCAATAAATGGAAGTTCGACATTCCAACGTCCAAATTCTCCTACTGGGAATATAAATGGAAGGAAAACATAATCCACGCATAGACTAGCTAGGCTGATTACAAGCTTATGATCAGTacatggttttttattttatttaacaatCAGTACAGGatttagatttttaaaacacaattaATGATACTGCTAACTAATACATGGAAATTACTCTGCGAAATTCCGTTCTGCTCGATAATATGAGCttttgttcatatatatatatatatgaagaatgAGTCCGTACGTATATGAGATATCGCCAATATTGACCATTTAATTATGATCGACCGGCGTGGCCTCCTGCTGATGTTCCACCTTGTCGTGCCAACTAAATTAATCATATACAAATCGTAAGAAAACATATGTAGGAACAAAGAAAATAGGGTAAAACACACAAACATTCTCACATATTATGACAGATATATAccttaaaataattttccaGCTTCGTCTTCAAACTTGCATGCTCTTGTTTGACTTGTCGGAAGGTCCTAATGCATCTGCCAAAATGCACGGAATTGTAAAATCTAAGAAATACAAAAACCCTTTCAAGAggccgatatatatatatatataatcaaatatttgtcTGAATCCAAAAGAGCAAGGTGTGTACTTATGCGCGTGTGAAAATAAATTACCCTTCTGCATTAGCTGCCTCGCAGTATTCCATGAATAGTGTGCATTCTTTCTTCACTCTTGTGGCTCCTATGCTGCAACAAAAACCATCCACAACTGCTGCATTAATTTCGATAGGTtacgttttatttaattgatcgataatataagttataaacatATAATCAAATCGCTTGATCCACCGATAATCAAGTGTAAGATACTAATTTCTATTTCTTGATCCACTGATGATCATCAAGTCTAATATCTGtcttattattcaaattaagGGGATTTCGTGCGAAAGTGTTCCACTTCCTTTTAAGTATGCGATAATTATACTGAGCAAATGCTGGGAGCTGCTGAAAGCCTgatcaaacaaatatatatatatatatatatatgtgtgtgtgtgtgtgtgttgtgtGGTGGATTtggagagtgagatgagatgagatgaaagttgaaagtagaatatattattttttaaaattactatttttttgaaatttagaaaattaaattgagatttgaaaaagttgagttgtttattatattttatgtaaaaaattaaaaaattataatgatgaaatgaattgagaGTGTTTCCAATCCAAACGGTAATATTTTACCTTGTGCTACTACTCTTGAATTGGTGCATGCAATTGTCCAGCGCAGTGAAATCAATAGGCCGACTGCCCCTGTATATatcataaaaagtaaaaaacgtCTATGAAAATGATCTGATAATAATGACAACAAGAATAATGAAAAAGGATTAATATTCTACGTACAGTGCTTGCTCTATGTTTTGTAGAAGTCTAGCAGAATTAGCATAGAAAGTTGTCACCGTTTCTTCTACGAAATTAGGGTTGTCACCATCTTCCAACTCCTCAAGCTGAATAAATTGCTCATCAAGGTATCCCTGCACAATGTTTATGCAGTTGGTAGCTGAAGAATCAGAACGCAGCCATTTCTAGTTGACCGGCCATTAATGATCTTAAACgcgataaaaaaataaaaagattcttAAACGTCTCTGACGATTGGATAAAGTTAGGTTAATTCACGAGTCGCGACTCGCGACGATGTATTTTAGTTAGTTTCCGCAACTCACTCCCGAGATACGGATGTTCAGTTCCATTGAGTCAAAAGCCACTGTTCTGGTCGTGGTTCAAACAGACGACTGAATTGTTTCCCTCATCAATCACAGCACATTCTTTGTGGATGGTTTAGAAAAGCATTCCTGATCTCTAGAGAGCATTTTCTCATGTTTACTAAGAACCCTTAAGGGAGTCAAAGGAAAACAGAAAAACGAAAGCATATATAGTCGTTTTCTGGGTGAGAATGTATAtattactagctagctagcgatTGCAAAGAAGTGTGAGCAGAACCTGATCGAGGAGGGACCTCTTCATTTCAAGCTGGCGTTGCAAGTGGTTCTTGTCCATTTCTTCGTGTAAAGTGGTGGCGAGACGTGAGAGCTTtgatggctttgatattttacAACACTGATATAGCAATATGGCAGTCTTGACCTAGGTATTTATAGTGCACCCGCGGGCAAAGCGCGGAATCGGAAAAGgcaaacaaatatcaagaggGTACGTACGACGTACGCGTATAGTAAAAGTAGTAAAAGATGGGATTCTTTCGTACACTTATTTGATTAGGTGCTAAAGTATATGCATGAAGATTCTACAATCCATCAATTCGGAGGAAAAGGATAGCTGAACCGTCCTTGCGAGCACCACATGCAGGGCGTAATCATTCATGTTCTTGTAGCTTTTTGGAGGAGTGCGCAAGGATTTGATCTGATCTAGTGTCAACCTCTGATGGCAATGTGCATACTATAGCCAGAGAAAGTTCGTAGATGTTAAGTCAAATTAGCATCTTAGATTAGAGTCAATCACTAGTACTTCGATCACATGCATGCTGTCCCTCAGAGCTAGCTAGTCTGCAAAACAAGTTATTGCAGTCTTGATCGATCACTGCCATCTTAATTTTCCCGAGCTGTTCCTAATTCATTCGATTAAACTCTAAATATTTCCCACTAGATCATAATAGCTAATGTATAATCATGATGTTACTTTCCCAACCTATGGGCTCCAGATTCTTAGTGATCGATTTCTTTCATGAACtggcaaataaaactagatggGAAAGTACTAGGAAGGTACTCATACACGGCAGTGAAAGAAGACATCTCCTTATAGGAGACTTATAAGGTAGGTTACGTGCCACAccctttcaaatatattatatatatttgttttaatagttttatatttatattaaaaaaatctaaataattaaaataaagatattattCATTTAAAGTTCAATAATT
This genomic window from Carya illinoinensis cultivar Pawnee chromosome 7, C.illinoinensisPawnee_v1, whole genome shotgun sequence contains:
- the LOC122316797 gene encoding histidine-containing phosphotransfer protein 4-like; this translates as MDKNHLQRQLEMKRSLLDQGYLDEQFIQLEELEDGDNPNFVEETVTTFYANSARLLQNIEQALGSRPIDFTALDNCMHQFKSSSTSIGATRVKKECTLFMEYCEAANAEGCIRTFRQVKQEHASLKTKLENYFKLARQGGTSAGGHAGRS